A region of the Arenibacter antarcticus genome:
ATCGTTGTTTAAATGCACCCGATTTTCATTCTTGTACAAGTGCAAGGGGTAGTAGGTATGTGCCTGTCTTTGACAATTATATCCAAAAAAGTAATCGAATCCCATTTTTGTTGGAATGGAATTGGTATGTGGGGCACCAAGTCCCCATTTACCAAAAATAGCGGTCGTATAGCCTACTTCCTTTAATTTCTGGGCTATGGTAACGGTACTATCGGGCATAGGACGTTGACCTTCTAAAGTAGAGTCTTTGGCCATGGCGGTATAGCTCCCCACCTGTCCCCTATCTCCCCATTCGTCGTTGCCCCTTATATAAGCCTTCCCAGAATGAGTCCCGGTGAGCAGCATATATCGTGCAGGTGCACATACCGGGGCACTGGTATAATGTTGGGTAAACAACATTCCCTCCTTTGCCAAGGCATCTATATTTGGGGTTTCTATTTTTTCTTGACCATAGGCCCCAATTTCAGCATATCCAAGGTCATCGGCCAGAATATAAATGATATTTGGTCTAGCTGCGTTGGTTACCACCTCCTTATTTTCATTGTGTTCCTTACAAGAAAAAAGTACAAGGAAAATTAAAATTATAAAAATTGACTTACGCATAATTATATAGTTTCTTGTTTAGTCCGCTTAAAAAGCTCAGGTTGTTCAGTATTCAGTTTTCGGTTGGCAATTTTCAGTAGCCAGTTTAGTCGAAAAGTTCAAAGTCTAATGTCAAAGGCCTATGATTTCATTTAGTATTTTCCCAGTTACCAAATTAATTCATTGGTAAATTTGCAAATCAATCCATTGGTACATTGGTACATCATAATTTTTCAAGGGATGAAAAATCAATTTTTGGAGGAGTTCCATTGGCGGTTCTTTCGTGAAAGGTATCTACCGTGGTCATTTCATCAAAAAATCCACAGTTTTTCATAAAGAAGGCATTCCCCTTGGCCCCACCGGCATAATCATCCCTAGACCCTTTTCTTGCCGTTGCATCTGCTGTAAATTTAGCTTCTGTTAGCTCATGCCAATCCCCATTGGTATCCAATATCCATTGATTGCCATAGACTGCCATTCTGGATACGGGTCCCATTTCTGTTCTGAAATTTTCCAAGAAAGAGTGTGGTCTTTTTAGATAAGTGCTTGTATGAGGTCTTCTAAAACTGGCAATTAAATTCCATTCCGAGGTTTCCGTATCGTAAAAATATGCAGTATAGTCGGTGGAATTATTTTCGGAGGGTTCCCCTTTCAATAAAAATCGATACGTATTTCCTGCTTTCCAATTAAACACCTTATAACTTTGTCCGCCGGAACCTTCGTTGCCAAATTCGCCAGTGGTAACTCCCTCTCCTTTCCCAAGCATAATAATTTTATACTCATCGGGGATACTTTTTGGATCTTGTGTTTCATAGGGACTCCATACGGAGAATAAGATTCTTCTTTCCGTGGGAGAATTTACCTGCATTCCAAAATAGCCTTCTCCAAATCCATTAGCCATATAATAAGATCCAATAATATCTTCGTTTTCGGGAACGGTTATTTCGTTATAGAACCAGAGGATATCCTTCTCTTGAGGGGGCGTATAGGTAAGGTGTACAGAGGGCCCTCTTCGTCCCCAATAAAAATCTTCCTTCACATAGGTAAATTCGCCTTCCGTTGCCGCACCGCCAACAAGAAAATCGGTAACCATTGCGAAACTTTCGCCCGATTTCTCTATGCCTTCAATTTCCACAAAATGGTATCCAGGTTCCTTTATCCTAAACCTTCCAACTTCAACCGTTTCAAAATCGGCGTTAGAAACTTCAATAGTTTTAGAGTCTTCTCCCACAGTAATTTTTAGCGTCGAAGTTCCAGAAGGAACTTTTAAGTTTAAACCAACATTTAAATCTCCGGTTTCTTCTGTCTTAAAGTAGGTCCTTATTATATCATCCGAATTTTGCCAGTTACGTATTCCAGCCTCAGATATGAGCTTATGATTTTGCTCCAAATTACGTACTACCCAACTATTCCCTCCTGGTTTTATAGCAACAGGGAGTTCCAAGGGCTTAGTGGTTATTTCTTGATGCTCCATATTCTTTGGCAAGGAGTTACAGGAAGAACCCAAAATAAATATCGCTCCAATTACAACGGAGACAAGCTGCTTATTAGTCATCCAATAATAAATGGCACTCTTTCTCGGGCTGAAGGTCATCATCTTAAACATAAATTGTATCTGTTAATTATAAAGTATGGATAGTTGCGTGTTTACACATGGTTGTACCATTGCATATTTACTTTTCAAAACTAGCTAATCCAACTCCAAAAACATAGCAAAAGTTCTATTAAAACCGACTTTTTCCTTAGGTTTTGTCCTCCGCCCAAATACCAAATACGCAGCCAAATTATATGGAGAGAGCCTAGTAGAGGTGGTAATCGATTAAATGGATGCACTATATCTCCCTTGAAAAAATTATTTAGTGATAAGATCGGTCGGATTTATTAAGTCCGATTTACCCCTATATTTCCCGGGGGTTACCCCATGTTCCTTTTTAAATGCTTTAGAGAAATACTTAGGATCGTTAAACCCTACCAAAAAAGCAGTTTCAGATACCGAGTAGTTACATTCGGCAAGTAAAATAGCTGCTTTTTTTAAGCGCATGGTCCGCACAAAATCTACTATTTTTTTACCGGTTAAACTCTGAAATTTTCTGTAAATGGCAGAATAGCTCATATTTAGACTAGCGGAAAGGTCATCTAATTTAAAATCAGGATTACTAATTTCTTCTTCTATCAGGGCCACCAGTTTTTCCAAAAATATTGCATCCTGCGATATAGTAGGCCCATCTTTAGGCGTACTTATTAGATCGTTCTTATACTTAAGGACCAAGCGATCGTTTTTAGTGACAATATTATTCACTTTCAGGATCAATTCGTTAATCTTAAAAGGTTTCCCAATAAACTCTATAGCTCCTGCACGTAGTCCCATCAACTTGCTCTGGTGCGTCTTTTTCGCCGTCAACATTATAATTGGGATATGGGCGGTTGCCTCATTTTTCTGTAGGTTGGCACTCATTTCTATACCATCCATTTTTGACATCATCACATCTGTGATAATAATATTCGGCTGATTTTCCATGGCCAATTGCAACCCTTCTTCCCCGTTTTCAGCCAATAGTACATTGTAATACCCCAAAAATATATCGCGTAAGGAAATCTGCAATTCGAAATTATCCTCTACGATCAATAGCGTTTTAGTCAATTTCTTAGAATGTTCTTGTGGTTTAGGAATACTAAAGTCTATATTTTCTTTGTCAATGGGATATTCTAATATTGACTCATGCTCTATAGATTGTGATGCAATAATCTCTCCTTCTTTTATGGGTAAGTAGATAGAGAAGCAGGCCCCTTTATCGATTTCAGATGTAACATCGATCTTCCCCTCATGGAGATCAACGAGTTCTTTGGTCAATGCCAAACCAATACCGGTCCCTAGGCTCTCCTTTCCGGAATTGGCCTGATAGAATAATTGAAAAATATTATCCAATTCACTCTTTGGGATTCCAGGGCCTGAATCGGTAACGCTTATTTTAATCATTCTATTCTCTTCTTCCACCTCAACCTCAAACAAAACGGCCCCTTCTTTGGGCGTAAATTTAAACGCGTTAGATAAAAGGTTAAATACAATATGCTCCAATTTATCCCTGTCATACCACATCACCAGATCTTCTTTGGGATAGTTACATTTAAAACTGATTCCCTTAAATTTTGCCTGTTCGTTAAAAGCATTTGCTATTTCTCTTAAATGGCCTATTATATTTACCTGAGTAGGACGGAGCACCAACTTATCCAATTCTTTATCCCGTAAGGAGGTGAGTTCAAAAACAATGCGCGACAATCTTTTAGCATTGTTAGAAATTAACCGGAGTCGCTGCTGCAACAATTCATTGCCATTTTTCATGGCACGTGCCATCATATCTTCTAGCGGAATTAAAATCAAGGTTAATGGCGTTTGGATCTCGTGCGACATTTTAGCAAAGAAGTTCATTTTTAGGGCGTATATTTCCTTTTCATGATGGTGCTGTAATTTCTCCGCTTGCATCTTATTTCTAATTCGGGCCCACAGAAATATACCATATAGTAGCCCACACCCTAAAATAAAGTAAAATAAATGCGCCCATCCAGTATTCCAAAAAGGTTCTGAAATGCGGATGGCAACAGATTTTTGCTCGATATCCCATTTTCCGGTCTTGGTACCCGCCCGTACCTCGAAAATATAATCTCCGGGTGGAATGTTAGTATAGGTTGCCAAGCGTTCATTCCCAGCAAAAATCCACGAATCGTTAAAGCCCTTCAGTCGATACCCGTAATTATAATTGGAAAAAAGAATATTATCGATGGCTAAAAACCGTAAGGAAAAGGAGGATTGATCGTATTTCAAATTCAATTGCTCTATTTTCTCCAGACCATCCTGTAGTTGTTCAGGAACTACTGCAATGGCAGGTTGGTTCAAAATCTCCATACCTTCTATAACCAATTCTGCAGAAAATTCTTCTTTCCGGATCAGTTCCGGTTTAAAATAGTTAACACCATTTAAGCCCCCAAAATAGAAATACCCGTCACTCCCCTTATGTGCGCTCCGTTGCATAAAAAAATCACTCTGAAGGCCGTCTCTCTCTTGGTATACCTTAACAATAGAGTCTGCTATATTGTAATGCCATAGCCCAGTAGTAGACCCCAACCATATATTATCTTGATCTTTTTGCAGTATCGATTTAAAAACGGGGGCCTTTGGACTGTTATCAAAACCATTATTCGCAGAAGTTTGCAACTTCACCAACTGAATTTGTTCTCTGTCAATATTAAATTTAGCCAATCGTCCATTAACCGATATCATCCAAATAGTTTCATCCCCAACACTTGCCATTGCCAAAATATCATTATTTTTATTGGTCAATTCTTGCTCGTTTAAGTTCGTATATCGCCTAAAGCTAGACCTAGAAAAATCTGTTTTGTTTTCATTAAACTTAAACAAGCCACCACCATTTGTAGCCACCCAAATATTTTGACTTGTATCTTCCACAATACTTTGGGATATATTCCCCACTAGTCCATTAGAGTTATTTCCAAACTCAGCCAAGAGCGTATTACTATCCAAAAAGACAAATAACCCTTGATCGGTTGTTACCCACATTCTATTTTGGGAATCACGGAATATAAAACGGACATCTTGCACACTATGTCCATTTGCATCAACCAACACCTTTTTCTGGAAGCTATTTCGCCTGCTATTATAAATGTGAAGTCCATTTTGATACGTACCCACCCAAATATTACTATCCTTATCTTCGTTAATAGAATGGATATAGAATCCCTTATGAAGCAATGTGTTCTCGAAAAATTTATTACTAGACCCAAATTCGGGTATCTTGGACAGCCCCTCTCCATCCGTACCTATCCAAAGGGTTCCGTCATTTGCTTTATAAGACGACAATATTCTTGTTGGTTTTAAACTGACCGTTCCAGGATGATAATTTATGTGGTTGTCCGACTTCCTAAGTACATTTATATCTCCATAATTGGTTAGCACCCACAAATTGTTCCTTAGGTCTTCATTTATATGGATTACCGTATTGGTACTTAAAGAAAACATGTTTAGGTCATTATGCCTATATATTCTCACTGCTCCAGATATGGGGTCTACCCTATATAGCCCATTACCGTCTGTACCCAACCATACAAAACCATCCACGTCACAATACATGGCACTGAACAGCTCATTAATTTGGCCCTTTGGCTGGATTTTAAAAAGCGTATTCTGCACAAAGGCTTCCTTATCAAAATCATAAACTAAAATCCCCAAGCTAACATAAGAGGATCCTACCCACAACCGATCTTGCTTATCTAAGAGCAACAAGGTATTGTCGGATAAGGAGTAATCATACGGGAAATTCAATATATTCTTGGTTTTATCCTGTAAGTCATACAAATATATGGGCCCCTTATAAGTGCTTAGGATCAACTGCTTAGATTGTCTAACTACCATAGAGCTTATCCCATACCTACCATGTCCTGTAATTGGTATGCTGGTTATACTATCCATCTTTCTTTGGGCATGGTCATAAGAATAGACTACTCCCGTTTTCGTAGCCATCCAAATTTTATCACCATCGGGAGATACTTCCTCTATAGAATAATTCTTTGCAAATCCTTGTATATGTTGATCAAGGGGTGAAAATGTCCCATTCTTTTGCAAGAAAGAAAGGTCTCCGTTAAGGGAAAGTGCCCAAATTACGCCGAGACCGTCCCTAAAAACAGATTTCACTTCATCGGAGGAAACCGCGTTGTTAAAAATGCGGTCTCTGGGGATAAATTCAAAATTATAACCATCGTATTTGGATATTCCGGAGGCATGGGCCAACCAGATATACCCCATATCATCTTGAACCGAATGGGTGACCTTAACACTTTGGTTGTTTATATTAAATGGTAGTCTTACGAAATTGGAAGGGTTTTGCGAAAAAAGAAACACTCCGCACATATGCATTATCAGCACAATAAGACGCCTTTTCCATACTACTGATTCCAATTTGGTGTGCATCATAAACTTTTCTTAATATAAGCATTTCTATTCTTATAAATTTCCCTAATAAACAAACATCTGACAGGGGGTAAATTCAGCAAAAAGGGGGAATAATTTTACAGAACGCCAAAAGATCCCAAAAACCACCCCTAGAAAGCGAAAATAAGCCACTTTACTATTTAACACAATATTAATATTTGTAAAACACAAATCAGTTGAATACTTATTAGGGAACTATGAATCAGAGAAGAGACTTTATTAAAAAAACGGCAATTACCTCTGCTGGCCTCGCCATCCTGCCTAATCTATCCTTAGGGAATACTAGTAGGAAAGCAGCCCAAAAATTAAGGGTAGGTGTCATCGGGGTAGGCCTAAGAGGCACCAATCATTTGGAGAACCTTTTAAAAAGAGATGATGTATTGGTTACCGCTATTTGCGATATAGACCAGACTAGAATTGATCTAGCACAGCAACACATTGAAAAAGCTGGACATAAGAAGGTGAAAGCTTTTGGGAAGAACGACTTGGATTACAAGAACCTCTTGGCTTTAGCAGAAGTAGATGCCGTTGTTATAGCAACCCCATGGTTATGGCATACTAAAATGGCCGTAGACAGTATGAAGGCAGGTAAATATACCGGTTTGGAAGTCTCTGCCGCCAATACTCTAGAGGAGTGTTGGGATCTGGTAAATACCCATGAAGCAACCGGGAGCCATTTAATGTTACTGGAGAATGTAAACTACAGAAGGGATGTCTTGGCCGTATTAAATATGGTGAAGCAAAATGTGTTTGGGGAATTGTTGCATTTCACCTGTGGGTATCAGCACGATTTAAGGGGTGTAAAATTCAACGATGGGAAAACCGCCTATGGTAAGGGAGCCGAATTTGGCAAAGAGGGAATTTCAGAATCCGCATGGCGTACCCAACATTCCTTACTTAGGAATGCAGATGTATATCCCACCCATGGCTTGGGACCTATAGCTGTTATGGCCGATGTAAACAGGGGCAACAGATTACTTTCCCTAACCTCACACGCAACCAAAGGTGTAGGATTGAACAAATATATTGTGGAGACTGGAGGGAAAGACCATCCCAATGCCAAATTAAAATTTAAGCAAGGTGATATCATTACCTCCACCATTGAGACTGCTAATGGGGAGACCATTATTGTTACCCATAATGTTAACAATCCCCACCCCTATTCATTAGGGTTTAAGGTACAGGGCGCACAGGGATTGACCGATTTTGATGCCCACACCCAAAGGATTCATATAGAAGGAGTCACAAAAGGACAAGGCTGGGAGGATATGGACACCTGGTTTGAGAAGTACGATCATCCGTTATGGAAGAAATTTGGTGATGGCGCTACCGAAGCCGGTCATGGAGGAATAGATTTCTTTGTTATAAATGCCTTTGTAGAATCTGCCAAGGAAAATATTGCCCCACCGATGGATGCATACGATGCAGCAGCATGGAGCGCAGTAACTCCCCTATCTGAACTCTCTATAGAGAATAATGGGGAGCCTCAAGATTTTCCAGATTTCACCAGAGGGAACTGGATCAAGAGAAAACCGTATAACTGGATCAAGGATACCTATTAAGTCTCTGTGAGAAAAATTGTTGAGTGTCGTTAACGCTCGTTCTTAAATGCCCATTTCCGCTCCCAAGACTAAATTTTAAACAATATAAAGAGCATACCTAAATAAATTAATAACCCTATTAAAATTGACCAAATATTAAGCTAAAAACAAACTAATTTTATGAAACAAAGAACAATTTTTTATAAAAAGAGCCCCCATTTGGTCTCTATAAAAAAACGAGGGAGGTATGATCTTGTACTTGCCTCCTTAATAACCGCCTTATTATTATTACCCATTAATAATGCCTACAGTTCAGTTGCGGAAGCGAAAGATGATTTTGACCTTACTCAACAGTTAAGAACTATAAAAGGAACTATTACCGACGAAAATGGAAGTATCCTTTTTGGAGTAAACGTAGTAGTTCTAGGCTCTACAAGAGGAGTTCAATCCAATTTTGATGGAGAGTACGAAATTAAAGCCAATGAAGGCGATATTTTAGAATTCTCCTATATTGGGATGCAGTCTAAAAGAATCACTATTGCTGATCAGGAAGTAATAGACATAGTAATGGCCGAAGATGCCGAAGCCCTAGATGAAGTTGTCCTTGTAAGTTTTGGTAAGCAAAAGAAGGCCAGTGTAATTTCGTCCATTTCTACCGTAAAGCCGGCAGATTTAAAAATACCTTCCAGTAACTTAACTACCGCTTTGGCTGGTAATGTTGCGGGGGTAATTGCCTACCAAAGATCTGGAGAACCGGGTGCAGATAACGCCCAATTCTTTATTAGGGGGGTTACTTCTTTTGGTTATGGAAATAGTCCTCTAATCCTTATAGATGGTGTAGAATTAACCACTCAGGATTTAGCGCGCTTACAGCCAGATGATATTGCTTCTTTCTCCATCATGAAGGATGCAACGGCCACCTCTTTATATGGTGCCCGTGGTGCCAACGGTGTTATTTACGTAACTACCAAGGAAGGTGTTGAAGGTCCTGCGAGAATTAGCGCAAGATATGAGACCACCATGTCTCAAGCCACCCAAAACATAGATTTTGCAGATCCCATTACCTATATGAGGATGCACAATGAGGCTATAAAAACTAGGGACCCATTGGGTATATCCAAATACTCCCTAGAAAAAATAGATAAAACAATTGCTGGGGTGGACCCTATCCTTTATCCAAGTACAGATTGGCAAAAGGAATTATTTAAGGACTATACCATTAACAAACGCTTTAATTTCAGTATTAATGGTGGTGGTAAAGTAGCCAAATACTATGTTTCATTAGCAGCTAGCCAAGATAATGGTGTTTTAGATGTGCCAAAAGTGAGCAATTTTAATAGCAATATAGATTATAAGCAATTTCAGTTACGGTCCAATACAAATATAGGCCTTACGGAAACCACCAAATTAAAATTGAGCTTTATTGGGAATTATGATGATTATTCAGGTCCTCTGGATTCTGGACAAGACATTTATGGGAAAGTAATGAGAAGTAACCCAGTCCTATTTAGGCCTTTTTATGAAAAAGATGAAACCAATTCCTATATAAACCATATTCTTTTTGGGAATTATGATAATGGGAACTACCTGAACCCTTATGCCGATATGGTTAAGGGCTACAAAGAGTCAGGTTCTTCCAAAATTATCTCCCAAATTGAATTGGAGCAAGACCTAAGTGCAGTTGTTGATGGTTTAATGGGGAAAGTAGTGGTAAATGCCAATAGGGAATCCGGAAATGGTGTAAATAGGTCCTATAGACCATATTTCTACGAGCCAAGAATTAATCCGGTAACCGATAAGATGATTTTAACCCCATTAAATGAGGAGTTTGGTACGGAATATTTGGATTATGTAGAAACAGGAAAGTTTGTACATTCTTCCTCTTACCTAGAGTCTTCTTTAACGTATAACAAAAACATCAACGATTTGTACGATGTTTCCGGGATGCTTGTATATACTATGAACAACAGAAGGATTTCCGGTGCTGGAAACCTTCAGGAGTCCCTACCTTATAGGAATATGGGATTGGCAGGACGTTTTACGCTCTCTAGTCGCGATAAATACTTTGGGGAGTTCACCTTTGGATACAATGGATCTGAACGTTTTCACAAAAAGGAACGTTGGGGTTATTTCCCGTCTTTAGCTGCTGGCTGGATCGTGTCTAACGAAGATTTCTTTGAAGAGTATAAAGATAAAGTCAACTTGTTGAAATTTAAGGTCACTTATGGTTTAGTGGGTAATGATCAGATTGGAAGTGCTGCCGATAGATTTTTCTATTTATCACAAGTAAACTTAAACGATTCTCGTTACGGGTTTGTTTCCGGTACTGATTTTGACAATTACTCTACTGGGGTTTCCATACAAAGATATCCCAATGAAAATATCACTTGGGAAACGGCAGAGAAATTTAACCTAGGAATTGAAGTTGGACTCTTCAATAAATTTACGCTAGAAGCCGATTATTTTACCGAGCATAGGTCCAATATTTTGGCCAACCGTATCATAACCGCCAGTATGGGATTGGAGAGCAGTGTTAAAGCCAATATTGGTGAAGCTAAAAGTAGTGGTATTGATGGTTCATTGGTGTACAATAATAGTTTTAGCAGCGGATTTTGGTTGCAGGCAAGGGCTAACTTTACCTATTCTACTAATGAGATCACAAAAATGGAGGAGCCTGATTATACGGACACCCCATGGCTTTCACGTGTAGGACAACCTATTAACCAACAATGGGGTTATGTAGCTGAACGTTTGTTTGTTGATCAAGATGAAGTAAACAATTCTCCCGTACAATCTTTTGGTGAGTATGCTGGAGGTGATATTAAGTATAAGGATATTAATGGCGACGGAAGGATTTCTGGATTAGACAGGGTGCCTATTGGAAACCCAACTTCACCAGAAATCGTTTACGGATTTGGGGCATCTGCAGGTTATAAAGGTTTTGACCTTTCTGTTTTCTTTCAAGGTATAGGAAACGAATCCTTCTGGATCAACCCATACAACACAGCACCCTTTGTGGATATTTTCCCTGGTGGAAATGCAAACAATCAGTTGCTTCAAGTTTGGGCAGACAGTTATTGGTCTGAAGACAATAGAGATATATATGCCAAGTGGCCTAGATTGTCTACCTCTAACATAGGAAATAATACCCAGACCAGTACTTGGTTTATGCAAGACGGTACCTTCCTAAGATTAAAGTCTTTGGAAATAGGTTATACCCTTCCGGACAAATTACTGAATAAAATGAAAATGAGCCAAGTTAGAATTTATATGACGGGTAATAATTTATTATCCTTCAGCCAATTTAAACTTTGGGATCCAGAAATGGGTGGAAATGGTTTAGGGTATCCCATCCAAAGAGTTATTAATGCAGGTATTCAAATATCATTATAAAAAAAACAATCATGAGAAATAATAAGTCTTTATTAATTTTCTTTTTCGTCACCTTGTTAACATCGTGCGATAAAGATTATTTGGACATCGTTCCAGATAACCTGGCAACTGTAGATCTAGCCTTTTCTAACCGATACAACGCAGAAAAATACTTGGCTACCTGTTATAGCTATTTGCCAAATGAAAGCGGTATAAATCAAAATCCGGCATTAAATTCGGGAGATGAAATTTGGTATCCAGATACCCAAAGGAACTCTAATGGCCCCACTGTGGCCCAAGGTTTCCAAAACATTAGCAACCCAAGATTTGATTATTGGGTCGGTAGTTGGGGTGGTAAATCTTTATATATCGCGATTAGAAATTGTAATATATTTTTAGAGAATGTAGAAAGTGTACCTGGAGTGGATCAATTTGTAAAAACCAAATGGACGGCAGAGGTGAATTTTCTAAAAGCGTATTACCATTTCTATTTGCTACGGATGTACGGGCCCATCGTGATTAACGACGAGGCAATATCCGTATCTGCTTCTACTGAAGATACAAGAGTAAATAGGAATACCTTGGAAGAATCTTTTGAGTATGTTATTGCTACTATGGATAAGGCCATTACCGGTCTTCCCGAGACCCTACAATTTGAAGATGAGGAAATGGGACGTATAACCAAGCCTATTGCTGCGGCAATAAAGGCAAGGA
Encoded here:
- a CDS encoding DUF3472 domain-containing protein, whose amino-acid sequence is MFKMMTFSPRKSAIYYWMTNKQLVSVVIGAIFILGSSCNSLPKNMEHQEITTKPLELPVAIKPGGNSWVVRNLEQNHKLISEAGIRNWQNSDDIIRTYFKTEETGDLNVGLNLKVPSGTSTLKITVGEDSKTIEVSNADFETVEVGRFRIKEPGYHFVEIEGIEKSGESFAMVTDFLVGGAATEGEFTYVKEDFYWGRRGPSVHLTYTPPQEKDILWFYNEITVPENEDIIGSYYMANGFGEGYFGMQVNSPTERRILFSVWSPYETQDPKSIPDEYKIIMLGKGEGVTTGEFGNEGSGGQSYKVFNWKAGNTYRFLLKGEPSENNSTDYTAYFYDTETSEWNLIASFRRPHTSTYLKRPHSFLENFRTEMGPVSRMAVYGNQWILDTNGDWHELTEAKFTADATARKGSRDDYAGGAKGNAFFMKNCGFFDEMTTVDTFHERTANGTPPKIDFSSLEKL
- a CDS encoding ATP-binding protein, whose translation is MMHTKLESVVWKRRLIVLIMHMCGVFLFSQNPSNFVRLPFNINNQSVKVTHSVQDDMGYIWLAHASGISKYDGYNFEFIPRDRIFNNAVSSDEVKSVFRDGLGVIWALSLNGDLSFLQKNGTFSPLDQHIQGFAKNYSIEEVSPDGDKIWMATKTGVVYSYDHAQRKMDSITSIPITGHGRYGISSMVVRQSKQLILSTYKGPIYLYDLQDKTKNILNFPYDYSLSDNTLLLLDKQDRLWVGSSYVSLGILVYDFDKEAFVQNTLFKIQPKGQINELFSAMYCDVDGFVWLGTDGNGLYRVDPISGAVRIYRHNDLNMFSLSTNTVIHINEDLRNNLWVLTNYGDINVLRKSDNHINYHPGTVSLKPTRILSSYKANDGTLWIGTDGEGLSKIPEFGSSNKFFENTLLHKGFYIHSINEDKDSNIWVGTYQNGLHIYNSRRNSFQKKVLVDANGHSVQDVRFIFRDSQNRMWVTTDQGLFVFLDSNTLLAEFGNNSNGLVGNISQSIVEDTSQNIWVATNGGGLFKFNENKTDFSRSSFRRYTNLNEQELTNKNNDILAMASVGDETIWMISVNGRLAKFNIDREQIQLVKLQTSANNGFDNSPKAPVFKSILQKDQDNIWLGSTTGLWHYNIADSIVKVYQERDGLQSDFFMQRSAHKGSDGYFYFGGLNGVNYFKPELIRKEEFSAELVIEGMEILNQPAIAVVPEQLQDGLEKIEQLNLKYDQSSFSLRFLAIDNILFSNYNYGYRLKGFNDSWIFAGNERLATYTNIPPGDYIFEVRAGTKTGKWDIEQKSVAIRISEPFWNTGWAHLFYFILGCGLLYGIFLWARIRNKMQAEKLQHHHEKEIYALKMNFFAKMSHEIQTPLTLILIPLEDMMARAMKNGNELLQQRLRLISNNAKRLSRIVFELTSLRDKELDKLVLRPTQVNIIGHLREIANAFNEQAKFKGISFKCNYPKEDLVMWYDRDKLEHIVFNLLSNAFKFTPKEGAVLFEVEVEEENRMIKISVTDSGPGIPKSELDNIFQLFYQANSGKESLGTGIGLALTKELVDLHEGKIDVTSEIDKGACFSIYLPIKEGEIIASQSIEHESILEYPIDKENIDFSIPKPQEHSKKLTKTLLIVEDNFELQISLRDIFLGYYNVLLAENGEEGLQLAMENQPNIIITDVMMSKMDGIEMSANLQKNEATAHIPIIMLTAKKTHQSKLMGLRAGAIEFIGKPFKINELILKVNNIVTKNDRLVLKYKNDLISTPKDGPTISQDAIFLEKLVALIEEEISNPDFKLDDLSASLNMSYSAIYRKFQSLTGKKIVDFVRTMRLKKAAILLAECNYSVSETAFLVGFNDPKYFSKAFKKEHGVTPGKYRGKSDLINPTDLITK
- a CDS encoding Gfo/Idh/MocA family protein, with translation MNQRRDFIKKTAITSAGLAILPNLSLGNTSRKAAQKLRVGVIGVGLRGTNHLENLLKRDDVLVTAICDIDQTRIDLAQQHIEKAGHKKVKAFGKNDLDYKNLLALAEVDAVVIATPWLWHTKMAVDSMKAGKYTGLEVSAANTLEECWDLVNTHEATGSHLMLLENVNYRRDVLAVLNMVKQNVFGELLHFTCGYQHDLRGVKFNDGKTAYGKGAEFGKEGISESAWRTQHSLLRNADVYPTHGLGPIAVMADVNRGNRLLSLTSHATKGVGLNKYIVETGGKDHPNAKLKFKQGDIITSTIETANGETIIVTHNVNNPHPYSLGFKVQGAQGLTDFDAHTQRIHIEGVTKGQGWEDMDTWFEKYDHPLWKKFGDGATEAGHGGIDFFVINAFVESAKENIAPPMDAYDAAAWSAVTPLSELSIENNGEPQDFPDFTRGNWIKRKPYNWIKDTY
- a CDS encoding TonB-dependent receptor, producing MKQRTIFYKKSPHLVSIKKRGRYDLVLASLITALLLLPINNAYSSVAEAKDDFDLTQQLRTIKGTITDENGSILFGVNVVVLGSTRGVQSNFDGEYEIKANEGDILEFSYIGMQSKRITIADQEVIDIVMAEDAEALDEVVLVSFGKQKKASVISSISTVKPADLKIPSSNLTTALAGNVAGVIAYQRSGEPGADNAQFFIRGVTSFGYGNSPLILIDGVELTTQDLARLQPDDIASFSIMKDATATSLYGARGANGVIYVTTKEGVEGPARISARYETTMSQATQNIDFADPITYMRMHNEAIKTRDPLGISKYSLEKIDKTIAGVDPILYPSTDWQKELFKDYTINKRFNFSINGGGKVAKYYVSLAASQDNGVLDVPKVSNFNSNIDYKQFQLRSNTNIGLTETTKLKLSFIGNYDDYSGPLDSGQDIYGKVMRSNPVLFRPFYEKDETNSYINHILFGNYDNGNYLNPYADMVKGYKESGSSKIISQIELEQDLSAVVDGLMGKVVVNANRESGNGVNRSYRPYFYEPRINPVTDKMILTPLNEEFGTEYLDYVETGKFVHSSSYLESSLTYNKNINDLYDVSGMLVYTMNNRRISGAGNLQESLPYRNMGLAGRFTLSSRDKYFGEFTFGYNGSERFHKKERWGYFPSLAAGWIVSNEDFFEEYKDKVNLLKFKVTYGLVGNDQIGSAADRFFYLSQVNLNDSRYGFVSGTDFDNYSTGVSIQRYPNENITWETAEKFNLGIEVGLFNKFTLEADYFTEHRSNILANRIITASMGLESSVKANIGEAKSSGIDGSLVYNNSFSSGFWLQARANFTYSTNEITKMEEPDYTDTPWLSRVGQPINQQWGYVAERLFVDQDEVNNSPVQSFGEYAGGDIKYKDINGDGRISGLDRVPIGNPTSPEIVYGFGASAGYKGFDLSVFFQGIGNESFWINPYNTAPFVDIFPGGNANNQLLQVWADSYWSEDNRDIYAKWPRLSTSNIGNNTQTSTWFMQDGTFLRLKSLEIGYTLPDKLLNKMKMSQVRIYMTGNNLLSFSQFKLWDPEMGGNGLGYPIQRVINAGIQISL